From one Paenibacillus sp. FSL K6-1330 genomic stretch:
- a CDS encoding carbohydrate ABC transporter permease yields MLKRISFSDKVTLIVIYVFLSLLAFSALYPFWNAIAVSFNVGVDTAKGGITFWPREFTTENYNIILQDDRLLNGFFISVSRTIVGTATSIFMTALLAFGMTRSYLIGRKYYTLFFIFTLYFGGGLIPTYLLIRSLGLMDSFLVFIIPSLISVWNMIIFRTFFKGLPVGLEESANIDGCSNWGTFFRIILPLSGPVIATLALLTAVGHWNDWFLPSIYITNDNLLPIQTILRQTLNANIVSGSSSVLDSASTALLENARQITSKSLTMAMMIVVTLPIILVYPFVQKYFVKGVLVGSLKE; encoded by the coding sequence ATGTTAAAAAGAATTAGCTTCAGTGACAAGGTTACGCTTATCGTGATTTACGTCTTTCTCAGTTTACTAGCCTTCTCGGCGCTCTATCCGTTCTGGAATGCAATTGCTGTTTCCTTCAACGTAGGTGTGGACACCGCAAAAGGCGGAATCACCTTCTGGCCAAGAGAGTTCACAACCGAAAATTACAATATCATACTCCAAGATGATCGACTGCTTAACGGATTCTTTATATCCGTAAGCCGTACCATAGTCGGAACTGCAACCTCCATATTCATGACAGCGCTCCTGGCATTCGGGATGACCCGTTCGTATCTGATCGGACGCAAATATTACACATTGTTCTTTATATTTACCCTCTATTTTGGCGGAGGATTGATTCCAACGTATCTCCTGATCCGTTCCTTGGGATTGATGGATAGCTTTCTAGTATTTATTATTCCATCCCTCATCAGCGTGTGGAACATGATCATATTCCGAACCTTCTTTAAAGGCCTTCCCGTTGGCTTGGAAGAATCGGCCAATATCGACGGTTGCAGCAATTGGGGCACTTTCTTTCGGATTATCCTCCCCTTGTCCGGACCGGTTATCGCTACGCTGGCTTTGTTGACTGCCGTTGGACACTGGAACGACTGGTTCCTGCCAAGCATTTACATCACCAACGATAATTTGCTCCCGATTCAGACAATTCTTCGACAAACCTTGAATGCCAATATTGTATCCGGTTCAAGCTCCGTACTCGATAGTGCTTCGACGGCGCTGCTGGAGAATGCGAGACAGATTACTTCCAAGTCGCTCACGATGGCGATGATGATCGTTGTGACTCTACCGATCATTCTGGTCTATCCTTTTGTGCAAAAATATTTTGTCAAAGGCGTGCTGGTAGGCTCGCTGAAAGAGTAG
- a CDS encoding ABC transporter permease subunit, with translation MPQVTTEQQPSPISRQPKVHNKSFLRRLMKQWDVQLMVLPGVILVFIFAYLPMYGVITGFMDYNLFTGSRIWDNPWVGFKHFEAFFAAPEFERILRNTIVISLLKFFIGFPAPILLALLLNEVRHMLFKRVIQTITYLPHFLSWVIVAGFTTALLSTENGSINILLESIGAIDEPINFLSLKEYFWTILISANVWKEIGFNSIVFLAAIASIDPALYEAADIDGASKTKQIYLITLPSIMPVVIIFMILAIGNLLNAGFEDILLLASNPVLRPVSDVIDTYVYRVGLGSHRYSYAVAIGLFKAIISVGLLTIANYLARRSGNSLW, from the coding sequence ATGCCGCAAGTTACTACAGAACAGCAACCATCACCCATTTCCCGGCAGCCAAAAGTCCATAACAAAAGTTTCCTTAGGCGCTTAATGAAGCAATGGGATGTTCAACTCATGGTATTACCCGGCGTGATTCTGGTATTCATTTTTGCCTATCTGCCTATGTATGGCGTGATCACCGGTTTTATGGATTATAACCTGTTCACCGGCTCAAGGATTTGGGATAACCCGTGGGTTGGTTTTAAGCATTTTGAAGCCTTTTTTGCCGCCCCCGAGTTTGAAAGAATTTTGCGCAACACGATTGTGATCAGTCTGTTGAAATTCTTTATCGGATTTCCAGCACCGATTCTACTGGCCCTCTTATTGAATGAAGTTCGCCATATGTTATTCAAAAGAGTCATCCAGACGATTACATATCTGCCTCATTTCTTATCATGGGTTATTGTGGCAGGCTTCACCACTGCCCTGCTGTCAACGGAAAACGGAAGCATCAATATTCTGCTCGAGAGCATCGGGGCCATTGATGAACCGATCAATTTCCTCTCATTGAAGGAATATTTTTGGACGATCCTGATTTCGGCCAACGTATGGAAGGAGATCGGATTTAACTCGATTGTATTCCTTGCTGCAATTGCGAGTATCGATCCGGCGCTGTACGAGGCTGCAGACATTGACGGGGCTAGCAAGACCAAGCAGATCTATCTGATTACGCTTCCTTCGATTATGCCGGTTGTCATCATCTTCATGATTCTTGCTATCGGCAACTTGCTCAATGCAGGCTTTGAGGACATCTTGCTCCTGGCATCCAATCCGGTGCTGAGGCCGGTTTCCGATGTTATTGATACGTATGTCTATCGAGTGGGCCTTGGGTCACACCGTTATTCTTATGCGGTTGCTATCGGATTGTTTAAGGCGATTATCAGTGTAGGACTGCTAACGATCGCGAACTATTTGGCTCGAAGATCTGGTAATAGCTTATGGTAA
- a CDS encoding molybdopterin oxidoreductase family protein, producing MTQAMIHQENGVFPAVCPLDCPDTCGLLLHKENGKIVKVTGNPDHPMTQGAICNKVRNMAHRVYHPERVLYPLRRVGPKGEGAFERISWDEAIQEITGRYKKLIKEYGSESILPYSFYGNMGILSVDGMDRRFFNRLGASRLKQSICNSAGTAGWKSVMGFNGGTVPEETVHADVIIVWGGNIVSTNMHQVVLAEKARKAGAKVIVIDVHKNQTGQWSDWFIPLFPGTDAALAVGLMHIMFRDGMVNEEFLRQYTLGHEALREHVKDYTPEHVSSITGIPVEDIEKLAELYGRAGTSYIHIGNGLQHHDNGGLTVRSIAALPALTGQWLKRGGGAAKSNGGYNSMDSDALERPDLRPNPDARTINMNRIGEALAMTEQPIKSVFVYCSNPLVVAPDTGRVREGFAREDLFTVVHDLFMTDTAKYADIVLPATSSFENTDLFASYWHQYIQLQEPVIPALGESKSNVELFSLLGRAMGFTDPAFHETEEEMMARALDFPDNPYLNGVTLDKLKVHRYVKLDMTPLETYLDRLPTPSGRIELYSAKLEEAGLPPLPTYVPLKEGYDGVRRGRGHRYPLMFISPPNHNFLNSTFANVEKHQKLEKEPALQIHPADAEERGIVDGDMVTVYNDRGTYEVRAKVTDKMLPGTVVSQGLWWEGEGRKQRANALTPDRLSDMGEGATFFSTVVEVRTTITGA from the coding sequence ATGACTCAAGCGATGATTCATCAGGAGAATGGTGTGTTTCCGGCGGTATGTCCGTTGGATTGTCCCGATACTTGCGGTCTGCTGCTGCATAAAGAGAATGGAAAAATCGTGAAGGTTACCGGCAATCCGGATCATCCGATGACGCAGGGAGCCATCTGTAATAAAGTCCGCAATATGGCACATCGGGTGTATCATCCCGAGCGCGTGCTTTATCCGCTGCGGAGGGTAGGGCCCAAGGGTGAGGGGGCTTTCGAGCGGATCAGCTGGGATGAAGCGATTCAGGAGATTACCGGGCGCTACAAGAAGCTGATCAAGGAATATGGCTCCGAGAGCATTCTACCATACAGCTTTTACGGCAATATGGGGATATTGAGCGTGGACGGTATGGATCGGAGATTCTTCAACAGGCTGGGCGCCAGCCGCCTGAAGCAGTCGATCTGTAATTCCGCAGGCACTGCGGGCTGGAAATCCGTGATGGGGTTTAATGGAGGCACCGTCCCGGAGGAAACCGTTCATGCCGATGTCATCATTGTCTGGGGCGGTAATATCGTCAGCACCAATATGCACCAAGTAGTGCTGGCAGAGAAAGCACGCAAGGCCGGTGCCAAGGTCATTGTGATTGATGTTCATAAGAACCAGACCGGGCAATGGTCGGATTGGTTCATTCCGCTGTTTCCGGGCACGGATGCGGCACTGGCGGTCGGCCTCATGCACATCATGTTCCGAGATGGCATGGTGAATGAGGAATTCCTCCGGCAGTATACGCTCGGGCATGAAGCCTTGCGTGAGCATGTCAAAGACTATACGCCGGAGCATGTATCCTCCATTACCGGCATTCCGGTAGAGGATATCGAGAAGCTGGCCGAGCTGTATGGCCGGGCCGGTACTTCTTATATTCATATTGGTAACGGTCTTCAGCATCACGACAATGGCGGCTTGACGGTGCGCAGCATCGCGGCGCTTCCGGCCTTGACCGGACAATGGCTGAAGCGGGGCGGAGGGGCTGCCAAGTCGAATGGTGGCTACAACAGCATGGACAGTGATGCACTGGAGCGTCCGGATCTCCGGCCGAATCCGGATGCCAGGACCATTAACATGAACCGAATCGGCGAGGCGCTTGCCATGACCGAACAGCCGATTAAGTCGGTCTTTGTCTATTGCAGCAACCCGCTGGTTGTCGCTCCTGACACCGGGCGGGTGCGCGAAGGGTTTGCAAGAGAGGATCTGTTTACCGTCGTACACGATTTGTTCATGACGGATACAGCCAAGTATGCGGATATCGTGCTTCCGGCAACCTCCTCATTTGAGAATACGGACCTGTTCGCATCCTACTGGCATCAGTATATCCAGCTGCAGGAGCCGGTCATTCCGGCGCTCGGGGAGAGCAAGAGCAACGTGGAGCTGTTCTCCTTGCTGGGCCGGGCCATGGGGTTCACCGACCCGGCCTTCCATGAGACCGAAGAGGAGATGATGGCAAGAGCGCTCGACTTCCCGGACAACCCTTATCTGAACGGCGTCACGCTGGACAAGCTAAAGGTACACCGCTATGTGAAGCTTGACATGACGCCGCTTGAAACATATCTGGATCGTTTGCCGACGCCTTCGGGCCGGATCGAGCTATACTCCGCGAAGTTGGAGGAAGCAGGTCTTCCGCCTCTTCCGACTTACGTGCCCTTGAAGGAAGGATATGACGGTGTAAGGCGCGGCCGCGGGCACAGATACCCGCTTATGTTCATTTCGCCGCCAAACCACAACTTCCTGAATTCGACCTTTGCGAATGTGGAGAAGCATCAGAAGTTGGAGAAGGAGCCTGCCCTGCAGATTCATCCGGCGGATGCAGAGGAACGCGGTATAGTGGACGGAGACATGGTTACAGTGTACAACGACCGTGGAACCTACGAAGTCCGAGCCAAGGTGACGGATAAAATGCTGCCGGGCACCGTGGTCAGCCAAGGCTTGTGGTGGGAAGGCGAAGGCAGGAAGCAGCGCGCCAATGCCCTTACACCCGACAGGTTGTCGGACATGGGCGAAGGAGCTACCTTCTTCTCAACGGTGGTAGAGGTCAGGACTACAATAACCGGTGCTTAA
- a CDS encoding APC family permease — translation MLSSIKRFLIGRPLKSTELGEQKLNKTKALAILSSDALSSVAYGPEQILIVLMTVGAAAYWYSIPIAVGVLVLLLALILSYRQIIFSYPHGGGAYVVSKQNLGMYPGLVAGGSLLVDYILTVAVSVSAGTDAITSAFPELHAYNLPISIVFVLCLTVLNLRGVTESATILAYPVYLFVLALFILIGVGIFNIATGHASPELHTPIGTPVAGLSLFLLLRAFASGSSALTGVEAISNAIPNFKDPAPNNAAKTLVAMGSLLAMLFSGIVFLAYYYGVSPSEQVTVVSQIAEHTFGRNVFYYFIQGTTALILILAANTGYSAFPLLAVNLAKDKFIPRMFTVRGDRLGYSNGIIILGFFSILLLLAFEGKTEHLIPLYAVGVFIPFTLSQTGMMVKWIREKPEGWIVKLIINTTGACISFIVTMIFFFTKFAQVWTVLIFLPLIIWIFTRIHKHYEAVADQLRITTCEPVKPIEGNVIILPVAGITHVVENSLNYAKSLGAGQIIAVYVPFEREDEAAFQEKWKKWQPDIRLVTLHSPYRSIIQPLTKFIDTVQRKASESHYQVTVVIPQFIPKKGWHNFLHNQSSLLIRAHLLYRRDVIITTVPYHLKK, via the coding sequence ATGTTATCTTCTATCAAACGATTCCTCATCGGAAGACCCCTTAAATCAACGGAATTGGGCGAGCAAAAGCTGAACAAAACCAAAGCGCTGGCCATCCTTTCATCCGACGCCTTGTCGTCCGTGGCCTATGGACCTGAACAAATTCTGATCGTCTTGATGACCGTTGGCGCGGCTGCCTATTGGTATTCCATACCGATTGCCGTCGGGGTCCTGGTCTTATTGCTGGCACTTATCCTATCATATAGACAAATTATTTTCTCATATCCGCATGGCGGCGGAGCCTACGTGGTTTCCAAACAGAATTTAGGCATGTATCCAGGATTGGTCGCTGGCGGCTCCCTGCTGGTCGACTACATCCTGACGGTTGCGGTCAGCGTATCGGCGGGGACGGACGCGATCACGTCGGCTTTTCCGGAATTGCATGCCTACAATCTGCCCATCTCCATCGTGTTCGTTCTATGTTTGACCGTACTCAATTTAAGAGGGGTTACGGAGTCGGCCACCATATTGGCTTATCCGGTTTACTTGTTTGTACTGGCGCTGTTTATCCTGATTGGCGTCGGAATATTCAACATAGCTACAGGCCATGCATCACCAGAGCTTCACACGCCGATCGGCACGCCTGTCGCCGGTCTCAGCTTATTCCTGCTCCTGCGGGCATTTGCCTCGGGCAGCTCTGCCCTGACCGGCGTTGAAGCCATTTCTAACGCCATCCCGAATTTCAAGGATCCCGCTCCGAATAATGCGGCCAAAACCTTGGTCGCGATGGGATCCTTGCTGGCAATGTTATTTTCGGGCATCGTATTCCTGGCCTATTACTATGGGGTTAGCCCCAGCGAGCAAGTCACTGTCGTTTCCCAGATTGCCGAGCATACTTTTGGACGAAACGTTTTTTATTACTTTATCCAAGGAACCACGGCTCTCATTCTGATCCTGGCCGCCAACACGGGATATTCCGCCTTCCCGCTGCTTGCCGTTAATCTGGCGAAGGATAAATTTATTCCCCGAATGTTCACCGTCCGGGGGGACCGTCTGGGATATTCAAACGGGATTATCATACTTGGGTTCTTCTCCATTCTGTTGCTGCTGGCTTTCGAAGGCAAAACCGAGCATCTGATTCCTCTGTATGCCGTCGGCGTGTTTATCCCTTTTACCCTCTCCCAAACAGGGATGATGGTGAAGTGGATTCGCGAAAAGCCCGAAGGATGGATCGTCAAGCTGATCATTAATACCACCGGCGCATGCATTAGCTTTATCGTGACGATGATCTTCTTTTTCACGAAATTCGCCCAAGTGTGGACCGTCTTGATTTTCCTGCCGCTGATCATTTGGATCTTCACACGAATCCACAAACATTATGAGGCCGTAGCAGACCAGCTGCGAATTACGACCTGTGAGCCGGTTAAGCCGATTGAGGGAAATGTTATTATTCTGCCTGTGGCGGGAATCACGCATGTGGTGGAGAACTCGCTGAATTATGCCAAATCACTGGGAGCAGGACAAATTATCGCGGTGTACGTGCCGTTCGAGCGGGAGGACGAGGCGGCCTTCCAGGAAAAATGGAAGAAGTGGCAGCCGGACATCCGGCTGGTGACGCTGCACTCGCCTTATCGGAGCATCATTCAGCCGCTGACCAAATTCATCGATACCGTGCAGCGGAAGGCAAGCGAATCCCACTACCAGGTTACCGTTGTCATACCGCAGTTCATCCCCAAGAAGGGCTGGCATAACTTCCTGCACAATCAGTCCAGCTTGCTCATTCGCGCACATTTACTGTATCGGAGAGATGTGATTATCACCACAGTACCTTACCATTTAAAAAAATAG